The Streptomyces durmitorensis genome contains the following window.
CTCGGTAGGGGGCTCCTCCGTGGAGTGACCCTCCGTAGAGAGGACATCCGTAGAGGGCTCCTCCGTAGGGGTGGGTTTCGTGCGGCGCCTCAAGAAGAAGGGCCGTACGAGCTCCCCCACGAGAAGCGCGAGCACGAGATAGATCGACAGGGCCATCCACATGAAGCCGGGCCAGGCCAGCACCTGCTGGAGCCAGAACGGCGCCCCGGCCCGCTCACTCGCGACCGCCGCGAACATCAGCAGCGGCCCCGCCACGAAGACCACGGCGCCCGCGCGCCGGGCGAACCCGGGCCCGGCCGTGGTGTCCCGCACCAGGCGCCGCCACGCGTACCACTGCATCCCGGCGAGGGCCGCGAGCGCGGCGAGACCGGCCAGCACGAACAGGATGACCACGGAGCGCGCCCCTCAGGAGTGACCGATCAGCTATGACGTACGGCGCAGAGCACGGACTCCGCGCAACCCGATGGTCCCCACGACCGTCCCCAAGACAAAGGAGGCGACGGCGAGCGTCAGGTGGACCCAGAAGTACGCGGTCGGGTCGCCTGCGTCATCGAAGGCGAGCCCACTGCCGTCCTTCCACAGGTTCTTGACGAAAGTGATCCAGATGAACCAGCTCCACACACCGAAGGCGAGCAGGAACCAGGAGACCGGGCGGCTGAGCTTCATGCGTTCAGTATCGCGAGCCTCCCTTCCGCATCGTCGCCGGGGTGGGGAGCCCGACACTCAGGCCACCTCGGCGGCGACTTCCACAGCGGGGCCCTGTACGTTCTCGTCCGTGCCTGCCGTAAAAAAGACCGCCTTGTTGGTCACTTCCGCCGCATTGCTGACCATGTCGACCACGGCTCCCGCATGGGCCGACGGCAAGCCGGGGGGCGAGAACAAGCCCAAGCCGCCGTCGAAGATGTCGACCGTCGGCGGCGCCAAGCTCGGCGAGCCGGGCACCCAGGTGAGCCTGAAGGCGGGCGCGCCCGTGCTGCCCAAGGATCTTTCGGCGCGCTCCTGGATGGTCTCCGACGCCGAGACGGGCGAGGTGCTCGCCTCGCACAACTCGCACTGGCGGCTGCCCCCGGCGAGCACCCTGAAGATGCTCTTCGCGGACACGGTCCTGCCGAAGTTCCCCAAGACGCAGAAGCACAAGGTCGAGCTCTCCGACCTGGCAGGCATCGGCGCGGGCAGCAGCATGGTCGGCGTCAAGGAGAACGAGACGTACACGGTCCACGACCTGTGGCTCGGCGTCTTCCTGCGGTCGGGCAACGACGCGGTGCACGTCCTGTCGGCGATGAACGGCGGCGTCCCCGAGACCGTCAAGAACATGCAGTCGCACGCCGAGGAGCTCCAGGCGCTCGACACGCACGTGGTCAGCCCGGACGGCTACGACGAGAAGGGGCAGGTCTCCTCCGCGTACGACCTCACGCTCTTCGCCCGGTCCGGACTGCAGAAGAAGGACTTCCGCGAGTACTGCTCGACGGCCACCGCCAAGTTCCCCGGCGAGACCAAGAAGGTCAAGAAGGGCAAGGACAAGGGCAAGAAGAAGCGCGAGTCCTTCGAGATCCAGAACACCAACCGGCTCCTTACGGGGGACGTCGGTCTCGACGCCTACAAGGGCATCGCGGGCGTCAAGAACGGCAGCACCACGAACGCGGGCAACACCTTCACCGGTGTCGCCGAGCGCAACGGCAAGGTGCTGCTCGTCACTGTCATGAACCCCGACTCCGGAGAGCAGCACGCGGTCTACAAGGAGACCGAGCGGCTTCTCGACTGGGGCTTCAAGGCCTCGGGCAAGGTCGATCCTGTGGGCGAACTCGTCGCTCCGAAGGGTGCCGGTACGGGCAGCGGAAAGGGCGCTCCCGGCGCCGGCAAGGGCGGCGAGTCCGACTCGGCCAAGAACGTGGCGCACGCCTCCGACAAGGACTCGGGCAGCGGCGTCGGTGTCGCGCTCGGGGTCGCGGGCGGCGTCCTGGCGCTCATCGCCGCCGGGTGGTTCGTGATCAGCCGCCGGATGCCGCTGCCGGACCTGGTGCGGCGGAAGAGCCGCCGCTGACGTCACCGGGCTCCGCCCGCTGCTGTTTCTGCCGCTCTTCTTGTTGCTCTTCTTGTTGCTCTTCTTGTTCCTGTTCCGTACGTGTCCGCTTCCGCGTCGCCGTCCAGGCGGCGCAGAACAGCAGCAGCTTCGCGGTGAAGTTGATCCACAGGAGCAGCGCGACGGGCACTCCGAAGGCGCCGTACATGCTCTTCGCGGCGACGCCCTTCATGTAGCCGCCGAGCAGCAGCTTGAGGAGCTCGAACCCGGCCGCGCCGATCAGGCCCGCGGTGATCAGGTGGCGGCGGGGCGGCTGCACGCCGGGCAGCAGCGTCAGGACGTAGAGCAGCAGCAGGAAGTCCGCGAGGACGGCGATGGCGAACGCGATGCCCTGAAGCAGCACGCCGCCCCAGCCGTCCCTGGAGACCCCGAGGAGGTCGGCGCTCCAGCCGACGGCGGTCGACGCGAGGGTCGAGGCGACGACGGACGCGAGCCCGGCGCCGCCGAGCCCGAGCAGCACCCCGGCGTCCTTGATCTTGCGCATGACGGGGTTCTCGTCGGTGTCCTCCAGCTCCCAGACGACCCGCAGGCACTCTCTTATCGAGCCGACCCAGCCGATGCCGGTGAAGAGCAGCAGGGCGCCGGCGATGAGGCCGACGGTGCCCGCGTTGGCGACCAGGGCGTCCAGGTTCAGTTGGTCGGAGATGCCGGGGACCTGCTTCGAGATGGTGTCCTCGAGCTTGTCCTGCTGACTCTTGGAGAGCGTCGCGGCGGCGACCGCGGCGGCGACGGTGATCAGTGGGAAGAGCGCCAGGAAGCTGATGAAGGTCATCGCCGCCGCGAGGCGGCTCCAGCTCACACTGTCGAGCCGCTCGTACGCGCTCCACGCGTGCGTGCGCATCAGACGCTCCACCAGGGGCCCGATGCCGGGGAGCTTTTTCAGCCAGTCCATGATGCCTCCCTGCCCGCTGTACGGAAGACCAAGGTCCGAGTACCCCAGAAACGCAGAACAGTGGCGAGTGCCATACCGACGCCCGCTCCGGAGACGGTGTCCGCGCGCTGTGAGGTGAGGCCGAGGCCGTAGTGGGACACCGCGATGCAGAGCAACTGCACCAGGGCTCCCGCGATGTTGACGGCGAAGAAGATCCCGTACTGACGAAGGCGCGAGACCTCGGCCGCCGCGCTACGCCGGTAGGTGCCGAGCGCGTTGCCCGCGTACGCGACCGTGCAACCGGCCACGAAGGACAGCGCCTTGGCGGTCAGCGGGTCGAGACCGACGGGGCCACGCAGCCAGATGAAGAGGCCGAGGTCGACGGCGTACGCACAGATCCCGGCGGCGGCGAAGCCGAGCAGTTCGGGGCCCATGGCCCGCAGCCGCTCCCTGAAGGGGCTCACAAGTCGGCCACCGCCAGGCCGTACATCGCGATCCACACCAGGCCGATGACGGCGAGCGCCCGGTCGCGCAGGACGACGTCCTCGGGCTCGCCCGCGGTGCCTCGGTCGGCGAAGACGGCGTACCGCAGGACCGCGAGGACGAAGGCGGCCATCGACAGCTGCCGCCAGGGCAGCAGGCTGCCGTTGGCGGTGCCGCCGCTCTCCATGGCCCACAGGCAGTACGCGAGGACGGCGACCCCGGCGGCGAGCTGCCAGACGAAGCGGAGGTAGCCGGTGGTGTATTCGGTGAGCAACGCGCGCGTGGCGCCCAGTTTCTCGGAGCTCCCGGACATCTGGACGGCTTCGGAGTAGCGCTTGGCGGAGACCATGAAGAGCGCGCCGAAGCCTGTGGTGATCAGGAACCAGCGCGAGAGCGGAATGCCGAGGGCCACTCCCCCGATCATCGCCCGCATCAGGAAACCCGTGGTGACGACGGCGAGATCGACGACGAGGACGTGCTTGAGGCTCACGCAGTAGGCAAGTTGCATCACTACGTAGGCGGCGAGCAGCGCTGCCGTCAGGGGCGTGCAGAGCGCGGCGGCGGCCACGGGCGCGAGCACGGCGAGCAGCCCGCCGACCACGTACGCGACGGCCACCGGCACCTGGCCCGCGGCGACCGGTCTGCGGCACTTGGTGGGGTGGGCCCGGTCGGCATCGGCGTCGCGCGCGTCGTTGATGAGGTAGACGGCGGACGCGGCGGCCGTGAACAGGGCGAACACCACGGCGAGTTGGATCAGCGAGTGCCGCGAGAAGAGCTCGCCCGCCGCGGCGGGGGCCGCGACGACCAGGACGTTCTTCACCCACTGGCGGGGGCGCGCGGTCTTCAGGAGGCCGAGCGGAAGCGCGAGGGCGCTCGGGCCCGACGGGCCTGGCGGGTGGGGGCGTTCGAGCAGGGCGGTGCGGTCAGCCATGCTTGCGGCCCCCGTTCATCCAGGCGGAGCCCACGCGCGCGGTGAGGGCGCCGAGGGCCGCGCCGGCCGCCACGTCACTCGGGTAGTGGACGCCGACGACCATCCGGGAGACGCACATCGCGGCGGCGAGCGGCGGGACGATGCGCGCTCCGACCGGGCTCAGCGCGCCGTACGCGACGGTGGCCGCGGCGGCCGAAGTGGCGTGCGAACTGGGGAAGGAGTGCCGTCCCGCGGTCCTGACGAGGGGCTCCACGCCCGTGTCGCCGCCGGGTCGTGGGCGCCGTACGACCCGTTTGACGCCCATGCTGGCCAGGTGGGCCGCGGCGGTCAGCGCCGTGCCGCGCAGCCACGCGCCGCGCCGCTCGCGGTCGACCGCGGCGCCCGCGAGCCCCGCGGCGAGCCAGAGGGCGCCGTGCTCGCCGGCCCAGGACAGGGCCCGTGCGGCGGCGGCCACGCGCGCGTCGGAGCCGCAGTCGCGCAGGGCCGACAGCAGCCGGTGGTCCATGTCGTGCATGGGGCCTCCTTCTCCGGGGACTTCAGGACCTGACCTCCCGACTCTTCTAGGCAACCTCTCAATATTTACGGCAATATAGGACGACACTCCATCAATCACCCATTTCGGTGAGGGCTTGGACGAATAGGAACAAACTGCCCTTGCTCGGACGATACGGTCACGCCTATGCCTGCCGACTCCGCTCCGCCCGCCGACGCCGCGACCGCGACGACGCCCGAGTCCGTGTCCGTGTCGGGCTGGGGGCGCACCGCACCGTCCACCGCCCGTCTGATCCGCCCCCGTTCGCCCGAGGAGGCCGTGGCCGCCCTCCAGGCCTGCGGGGAGCGTGGCGGCATCGCCAGGGGCCTTGGACGGGCCTACGGGGACGCGGCGCAGAACGCGGGCGGCGCGGTCCTCGACATGACCGGCATGGACCGCGTGCACGCCATCGACGCGGACGCGGGCACCGTCCTGTGCGACGCCGGGGTCTCCCTGCATCGCCTGATGGAAGTCCTGCTCCCGCTCGGCTGGTTCGTGCCGGTCACACCGGGGACCCGCTATGTGACCGTCGGCGGCGCGATCGGCGCGGACATCCACGGCAAGAACCACCACGGGTCGGGGTCGTTCGCGCGCCATGTGATGGCGGTGGAACTGCTCACCGCCGACGGCGAGGTGCGCGCGGTCGAGCGCGGCACTCCCCTGTTCGACGCGACGGCCGGCGGCATGGGCCTCACCGGCGTGATCCTCGCCGCGACCCTGCAACTGCAGCCGGTCGAGACGTCGTTGATGACGGTGGACACCGAGCGCGCCACCGACCTGGACGACCTGATGGCCCGCCTCACGGCCACGGACCACCGCTACCGCTACTCGGTCGCCTGGATCGACCTCCTGGCGCGCGGTGCGTCGATGGGGCGCTCGGTGCTCACGCGCGGCGACCACGCTCCCCTGGACGCCCTTCCGGCACGCGCGCGTAGAGCCCCGCTGACGTTCCGCCCCGGCCAGCTGCCGCCCGCCCCGCGCTTCCTGCCCGAGGGACTGCTCGGCCCGAAGTCGGTGGGCCTCTTCAATGAGCTCTGGTACCGCAAGGCACCGCGCCTGCGGGTGGGCGAGCTCCAGAAGATGTCGACGTTCTTCCACCCCCTGGACGGCGTCCCGCACTGGAACCGCGTGTACGGCCGCGGCGGTTTCGTGCAGTACCAATTCGTCGTCGGGTACGGCCAGGAGGAGTCCCTGCGCCGCATCGTGCGGCGCATCTCGGAGCGCGGCTGCCCGTCCTTCCTCGCCGTACTGAAGCGCTTCGGAGAGGGCGATCCGGGCTGGCTCTCCTTCCCGATGCCCGGCTGGACCCTCGCCCTGGACATCCCGGCGAACCTGCCGGGCCTCGGCGCCTTCCTCGACGAGCTCGACGAGGAGGTCGCCGCGTCCGACGGCCGCGTCTACCTGGCCAAGGACTCCCGCCTGCGGCCCGAGATGCTCGCCGCGATGTATCCGCGGCTCGACGATTTCCGCGCGCTGCGGGCGGACCTCGACCCGCGCGGCCTGTTCCGCTCGGACCTCTCGCGCCGCCTCGCCCTCTAGCACCTCCAGGAGTTGGTCCCATGAAGGACGCCTTCGGCACCCCCCAGTCCCTGCTCGTACTCGGCGGCACCTCCGAGATCGGCCTCGCCACGGCCCGTCGTCTGGTCGCGCGGCGCACCCGCACGGTGTGGCTCGCCGGGCGGCCGTCCCCGGGCCTGGAGAAGGCCGCCGCGGGCCTGCGCGACATGGGCGCGGACGTCCGCACCGTCGCCTTCGACGCCCTGGACTCCGAGTCCCACGAGGCCACGCTCGGCAAGATCTTCGCCGAGGGCGACATCGACATGGTCCTGCTGGCCTTCGGCATCCTCGGCGACCAGGCACGCGACGAGGACGAGCCGCTGTCGGCGGTGCGGGTCGCGCAGACGAACTACACCGGCGCGGTCTCGGCGGGCCTGGTGTGCGCCCGTTCCCTGCAGGCCCAGGGGCACGGCTCCCTGGTGGTGCTCTCGTCGGTCGCGGGCGAGCGCGCCCGACGCTCGAACTTCATCTACGGGTCCAGCAAGGCGGGCCTCGACGCCTTCGCCCAGGGCCTGGGCGACGCACTGCACGGCACAGGGGTGCACGTGATGGTCGTACGTCCCGGCTTCGTGCGCTCCAAGATGACGGCGGGCCTGGAGGAGGCTCCGATGGCGACCACTCCGGAGGCGGTCGCGCTGGCCATCGAGACGGGCCTTCGGCGCCGCTCGGAGACGGTGTGGGTGCCCGGCGCGCTGCGGGTGGTCATGTCGGCACTGCGTCACGTGCCGCGGACGGTGTTCCGGCGGCTCCCGGTGTGAGGCAGCCCTTCGGGGCCCGAGGTCAGCGGGCGGGCAGCGTGCCGTGCGCGGCCGGGGCCGCAGCCTGCGGAGGCACGACCGGGCCGCCACCGCCGAAGCCGAACTCGCGCAGCTTGCGCCACACGCCGTCGGCGCCCTGCTCATAGAGCGCGAAGCCGGTGCAGGGCCACTCGGCCTCGTACTCCGAAAGCTCCGCGTAGGCCCGGTCCATGGCCTCTTCGGAGATGCCGTGCGCCACCGTGACGTGCGGGTGGTACGGGAACTGGAGCTCGCGCGCCATGGGCCCGGACGCGTCCCGCACCCGCTCCTGCAGCCAGCCGCAGGCCGCGCCGCCCGCCATCACCTGGACGAAGACCACGGGCGACAGCGGACGGAACGTACCCGTTCCGTAGAGCCGCATCGGGAAGGGGCGCCCGGCGGCCGCGACGGCCCCCAGGTGCGCCTCGACCGCGGGCAGCGCCGTGGAGTCCACCTCGGTCGGCGGCAGCAGCGTGACGTGCGTGGGGATGCCGTGCGCCGCGGGGTCCCCGAAGCCCACGCGCCGCTCCTGGAGCAGGCTGCCGTGAGGCTCCGGGACCGCGATCGACACACCGATCGTTACGGTCCCCACGTCGTACTCCTGTCGGTCGGATGGCGGGCAGAGGGCGCTGTTGTACCTGGCTTGGTGCAGGGGGCTGTGTGACTCAGTGCTTGGCGGGCAGCAGGCCCACCTTGTCGTACGCCTGGGCGAGGGTCTCCGCGGCGACGGCGCGCGCCTTCTCCGCGCCCTTGGCCAGGATCGAGTCGAGCGTCTCCGGGTCGTCCAGGTAGGCCTGGGTGCGGTCCCGGAAGGGAGTCACGAAGTCGACCATGACCTCGGCGAGGTCAGTCTTCAGCGCACCGTAGCCCTTGCCGGAGTACTTCTGCTCCAGTTCCGGGATACCCGTGCCGGTGAGCGTCGAGTAGATGCTGAGGAGGTTGCTGACACCGGGCTTCTCCGCGGTGTCGTAGCGCACGACCGTGTCGGTGTCGGTGACCGCGCTCTTGACCTTCTTGGCGGTGGCCTTGGGCTCGTCGAGGAGGTTGATCAGGCCCTTCGGCGTGGACGCCGACTTGCTCATCTTGATCGACGGGTCCTGAAGATCGAAGATCTTCGCCGTCTCCTTGAGGATGTACGCCGCCGGGACGGTGAACGTCTCGCCGAAGCGGCCGTTGAAGCGCTCCGCGAGGTCGCGGGTCAGCTCGATGTGCTGGCGCTGGTCCTCGCCGACCGGGACCTGGTTGGCCTGGTAGAGCAGGATGTCCGCGACCTGCAGGACGGGGTACGTGAAGAGGCCGACGGAGGCGCGGTCCGCACCCTGCTTGGCCGCCTTGTCCTTGAACTGCGTCATGCGCGACGCCTCGCCGAAGCCCGTGAGGCAGTTCATGACCCAGCCGAGCTGGGCGTGCTCGGGGACGTGGCTCTGGACGAAGAGCGTGCAGCGCTCGGGGTCGAGTCCCGCGGCGAGGAGCTGGGCGGCGGCGAGTCGGGTGTTGGCACGCAGCTCGGCCGGGTCCTGCGGGATCGTGATCGCGTGCAGGTCCACCACCATGTAGAAGGCGTCGTGGGACTCCTGCAGCGCCACCCACTGGCGGACCGCACCGAGGTAGTTGCCGAGGTGGAACGAGCCCGCGGTGGGCTGGATTCCGGAGAGCACGCGAGGACGATCAGAGGCCATGAGGCTCATTCTCTCAGGTGTCTCTCATTGCTCGGAAACAGACGTGTGACGGGTGTGCCGCGATCTTGTGATGCGTGGCTTGGATCTGTCACTGCGAGAGCCGCTTCGTTCGCCGCTTCGATCGGGTCGCGCGAAGGCGGAACCGATCTCGTCCGGCCGGTGTATCAAGAGTGTGAGGGCACAGGGGGAGGTCCTGGAGGGGGGCCGCGTCGTCGACGAGGGT
Protein-coding sequences here:
- a CDS encoding SCO4848 family membrane protein, coding for MKLSRPVSWFLLAFGVWSWFIWITFVKNLWKDGSGLAFDDAGDPTAYFWVHLTLAVASFVLGTVVGTIGLRGVRALRRTS
- a CDS encoding D-alanyl-D-alanine carboxypeptidase family protein, whose translation is MSTTAPAWADGKPGGENKPKPPSKMSTVGGAKLGEPGTQVSLKAGAPVLPKDLSARSWMVSDAETGEVLASHNSHWRLPPASTLKMLFADTVLPKFPKTQKHKVELSDLAGIGAGSSMVGVKENETYTVHDLWLGVFLRSGNDAVHVLSAMNGGVPETVKNMQSHAEELQALDTHVVSPDGYDEKGQVSSAYDLTLFARSGLQKKDFREYCSTATAKFPGETKKVKKGKDKGKKKRESFEIQNTNRLLTGDVGLDAYKGIAGVKNGSTTNAGNTFTGVAERNGKVLLVTVMNPDSGEQHAVYKETERLLDWGFKASGKVDPVGELVAPKGAGTGSGKGAPGAGKGGESDSAKNVAHASDKDSGSGVGVALGVAGGVLALIAAGWFVISRRMPLPDLVRRKSRR
- a CDS encoding YihY/virulence factor BrkB family protein — translated: MDWLKKLPGIGPLVERLMRTHAWSAYERLDSVSWSRLAAAMTFISFLALFPLITVAAAVAAATLSKSQQDKLEDTISKQVPGISDQLNLDALVANAGTVGLIAGALLLFTGIGWVGSIRECLRVVWELEDTDENPVMRKIKDAGVLLGLGGAGLASVVASTLASTAVGWSADLLGVSRDGWGGVLLQGIAFAIAVLADFLLLLYVLTLLPGVQPPRRHLITAGLIGAAGFELLKLLLGGYMKGVAAKSMYGAFGVPVALLLWINFTAKLLLFCAAWTATRKRTRTEQEQEEQQEEQQEERQKQQRAEPGDVSGGSSAAPGPAAASGG
- a CDS encoding GtrA family protein gives rise to the protein MGPELLGFAAAGICAYAVDLGLFIWLRGPVGLDPLTAKALSFVAGCTVAYAGNALGTYRRSAAAEVSRLRQYGIFFAVNIAGALVQLLCIAVSHYGLGLTSQRADTVSGAGVGMALATVLRFWGTRTLVFRTAGREASWTG
- a CDS encoding decaprenyl-phosphate phosphoribosyltransferase; the protein is MADRTALLERPHPPGPSGPSALALPLGLLKTARPRQWVKNVLVVAAPAAAGELFSRHSLIQLAVVFALFTAAASAVYLINDARDADADRAHPTKCRRPVAAGQVPVAVAYVVGGLLAVLAPVAAAALCTPLTAALLAAYVVMQLAYCVSLKHVLVVDLAVVTTGFLMRAMIGGVALGIPLSRWFLITTGFGALFMVSAKRYSEAVQMSGSSEKLGATRALLTEYTTGYLRFVWQLAAGVAVLAYCLWAMESGGTANGSLLPWRQLSMAAFVLAVLRYAVFADRGTAGEPEDVVLRDRALAVIGLVWIAMYGLAVADL
- a CDS encoding phosphatase PAP2 family protein; amino-acid sequence: MHDMDHRLLSALRDCGSDARVAAAARALSWAGEHGALWLAAGLAGAAVDRERRGAWLRGTALTAAAHLASMGVKRVVRRPRPGGDTGVEPLVRTAGRHSFPSSHATSAAAATVAYGALSPVGARIVPPLAAAMCVSRMVVGVHYPSDVAAGAALGALTARVGSAWMNGGRKHG
- a CDS encoding FAD-binding oxidoreductase; amino-acid sequence: MPADSAPPADAATATTPESVSVSGWGRTAPSTARLIRPRSPEEAVAALQACGERGGIARGLGRAYGDAAQNAGGAVLDMTGMDRVHAIDADAGTVLCDAGVSLHRLMEVLLPLGWFVPVTPGTRYVTVGGAIGADIHGKNHHGSGSFARHVMAVELLTADGEVRAVERGTPLFDATAGGMGLTGVILAATLQLQPVETSLMTVDTERATDLDDLMARLTATDHRYRYSVAWIDLLARGASMGRSVLTRGDHAPLDALPARARRAPLTFRPGQLPPAPRFLPEGLLGPKSVGLFNELWYRKAPRLRVGELQKMSTFFHPLDGVPHWNRVYGRGGFVQYQFVVGYGQEESLRRIVRRISERGCPSFLAVLKRFGEGDPGWLSFPMPGWTLALDIPANLPGLGAFLDELDEEVAASDGRVYLAKDSRLRPEMLAAMYPRLDDFRALRADLDPRGLFRSDLSRRLAL
- a CDS encoding decaprenylphospho-beta-D-erythro-pentofuranosid-2-ulose 2-reductase, with translation MKDAFGTPQSLLVLGGTSEIGLATARRLVARRTRTVWLAGRPSPGLEKAAAGLRDMGADVRTVAFDALDSESHEATLGKIFAEGDIDMVLLAFGILGDQARDEDEPLSAVRVAQTNYTGAVSAGLVCARSLQAQGHGSLVVLSSVAGERARRSNFIYGSSKAGLDAFAQGLGDALHGTGVHVMVVRPGFVRSKMTAGLEEAPMATTPEAVALAIETGLRRRSETVWVPGALRVVMSALRHVPRTVFRRLPV
- a CDS encoding 2'-5' RNA ligase family protein, giving the protein MGTVTIGVSIAVPEPHGSLLQERRVGFGDPAAHGIPTHVTLLPPTEVDSTALPAVEAHLGAVAAAGRPFPMRLYGTGTFRPLSPVVFVQVMAGGAACGWLQERVRDASGPMARELQFPYHPHVTVAHGISEEAMDRAYAELSEYEAEWPCTGFALYEQGADGVWRKLREFGFGGGGPVVPPQAAAPAAHGTLPAR
- the trpS gene encoding tryptophan--tRNA ligase, yielding MASDRPRVLSGIQPTAGSFHLGNYLGAVRQWVALQESHDAFYMVVDLHAITIPQDPAELRANTRLAAAQLLAAGLDPERCTLFVQSHVPEHAQLGWVMNCLTGFGEASRMTQFKDKAAKQGADRASVGLFTYPVLQVADILLYQANQVPVGEDQRQHIELTRDLAERFNGRFGETFTVPAAYILKETAKIFDLQDPSIKMSKSASTPKGLINLLDEPKATAKKVKSAVTDTDTVVRYDTAEKPGVSNLLSIYSTLTGTGIPELEQKYSGKGYGALKTDLAEVMVDFVTPFRDRTQAYLDDPETLDSILAKGAEKARAVAAETLAQAYDKVGLLPAKH